The Lytechinus variegatus isolate NC3 chromosome 7, Lvar_3.0, whole genome shotgun sequence genome includes the window TAATTTTTGGATAATTATTAACTTGAGTATAATATGAATTatcttgaaataaaatttgtatattGTCATCGTTAAAGTGCAGTATTTTGACGATTGTGGTGTTGTTTGTTGCGATTGCCGCGATCGTGTGTGTGATAAGCTTTAGTTTTCTGCAGACCACCACCCCACACTCTGCTCCGGGAACCGTTCCGCGACCTCCTCCCTTGTTTTTGTTACATTGTACCAGCAGCTTGCTTTCGCTTTCGTGATATTTGGATCGACTGAGCCacttaagtttaaaaaaaaccaacaaagTAAAAATAGAAGTAGAACGCTAGCTCTAGCTGCTAGTCCTACACATTGACATTGTTTAGAGTTAGAATtgtaattaaaaataatgaaaaggaggtaaaaagaaaaaaatgaactttagTCTTGAATGACTTtgagagaaattaaaaaaaaaagatgtaagatgaattgagaggaaaaaatgaaggggaaaattaAGGAACTAATAaattttataaacaaagaaagttaatgtaagaataaaaaaagaatgaaagaaaaaggtttCATTGAAATTCcttcatttgaaatgaataaagaaagctAAAGGAAGGGAATATTAATGAAtgtgggaaagaaaaaaggagagaaaggaaaaagaagtaagaaaaaagggaggaagtaagaaagaatgaaggaaaaaaaatgtttccttcatactttgaaagaaacaaagaaagaagaaaaacaggaagggagaaaggaaaagaaaaagaatattggaaaagaattagaaggggaaaaaagaataaaaaaaaggatgaaatagATGGAGGAAAGAGTGAAGGGATGAGAGAATGaacaaagaaagacattaatggaaggaaagaaagaacaaaaagtagaggaagggagaagatatggcaaagaaaagtttaaggaaagaaagaataaaggaaataaaataaggtaatttaaaaaagaaggaaatttcTGAAACAAATCGAAGTATCTTCAATTTCTCAATAGCTcatttctatgacactatagtttatatacagaCCTTGTCATGGTGGTCCATGCATGGAcatgcagtgcagtatgtatgtacaatacaatgtatactgtatagcccctatggatgaataacattttttatatatattttttgcaaatatccgtaaaacccaaaGTAGAGGAATAAGAGCAATATAGCTATTCGTATATGAAACTACTTGCTATTGTGGAACTCGTATCGTCCAATATCCAAGAACCACAAGACGATGAAACCTAATTTTTGGCTGAAAAATGGGTCTAAAAATTATTGTGTAAATTTGGGTAAAATCACAATTTAACTAGACAAATAATGGGTTTTAAGTACTCAGTTCAGgtaaaacaaattgcctgcccccaaaacatatgaatagacaccaaagccagagaaaaagaccaccaaataaagaagttatggacaaaactgtgattttggggggttttggcggcctttttggattttggcccggcacacttttttctcggacccgagacaaaaaaatattgtcatttcatattgagatacattacaaggaataaataaaaacttgccatattaaaatgacaaaaaaaagtatttttcacccatgtatagcccactcctattttcaaaaatatgttttaagatGACACCAagatacaggctaagttcgaatttggagtccgcaggtcaaagcTCATGAAATATGTGAGTTGGTTTCCGCATGATATGTGGAAATAGTAATTACTATGTAAACATATATCAATAGGCCTACCCCCAGAACATCCATCATTACAATATTCAGGAGTGAAGATTGCCAGAATGATTATGGCAAATGGCAGTGATGAAGTAGTTTACAAATGAATCTTCCTCACTTTAGCTGCTGCAAATTGATAGATGATGAGATCAAAATTGACTCTTTCAGTTTCTTCTCTCTCAACACCTAACATAGTGACATAGTCTTTCTGAGCCCATGGAGGCTCTTAAGTATGAGAGGATGAGATTCAACTTGCTGAATGATCGCCCACAGCTAGCAATAGATAAAGCGATTGTCAGCATTATCTGAATAGCAATGTGAAGGTCTGGTTATATTGCTGTAGTTGTGCTTGTTTTGAGGCGtaatcatatgaaatatacatGAATGGAAAATTCAGATTTACGACCACAGAGTACATTAATGCGTTACACTTACATGGATTGTCTTCATTAGATGTGAAATTCTATAGTCTGGCAGTCTCAGTTCtacctatttatttattgttgatAGTCGTTGATTTGTTGCGCACACACTTAATTGTGCAATTAATGATGTTGGGAGCCCTCTTGAGAATTAATTTAAGGCAAGCATGAGATTCAGTTTGAACTTTTCAATTTAGTTCTGCAAAATCTGTTACTATGCCCACTTGCAGGACTTTATTTTTAAGAAGAAcgtttttattcattgtatgcTGCTGCAAACTTTCATGCTTGCCTTGAGGGGGCTTGCGACATAGATAATTGGGCCATAGATATGAAATATCGGAAAAGACGATAAGTATCTTAAGCAAGCTAACATAAATCACTTCACATCATTGAATGGTACAGTTCTGAAGATAAAAGATCACTTTACTTAAAATGAAAAGTAGATCTATCCAAACTTAGttgaaaaaatgtaaaacatCTATTGTACATGCTAAACTTGAACAATCTAATCACCTTGGTCGCCATACTGCAACAAGGTTTTTCTTGTTACACTGATTAAGACACTTCTCTTTCGGAAGTATTGCTCTTCCCTTTTCATACATGTTTTTAAGGTGCTTTGGCCCTAAGATGGCAATGAGACACAAAGCGATTATTGATTTCATATTATGTTGCAGATTCTTTTGGAGAAGCACTCTTCAAGTTCTCCCTCATGAGCTTGTCCTGTATGCCAGGTGTCAAACAGAGGAACTTTGATATTTGGATTTGCTTACCCTCTCAGTTGGTAATTATCTCTGATTAGATCCATGAAGACAAGGATCAACTGGCATAATTTACTAGTTGCTTCATTTCTTATCCTTCCTGAgtccaggggtggtattctgaaaaagttcttatctttgttcttatctcaatgagataagaagacgctaaaatcattgcaaatcggtattctgaaaatcttcttaacgcgttcttatctctgtaaggactgcctCCTTAACTCCAAAACGCCCATTTTTAGGATATTACCAATAaaaatgcgctttatattggcagtttaaccaataaAAGCGCTTCTTATATCAAGAGAATATATGCGCACTGTGCGTATATTAATTACTTAGCGTAATTATATAATTGCGCGAGATATATACATTAATATAATACTACCAAGATCATTCTTATTTACATGTGCTCAAAAGTAAATTCATCATATCACACGACATCGATATCTTCTATCAATCATGGACAAgcacagaaataaaaacttCAGCATCGAAGAAGCCATGGTTTTGATTTCAGAGGTGGTGGCCAGGAAGGAGATCATAGTTGGGGCCATTTCATCAACCATCACCAACGCAATGAAAAGTAGGGCTTGGGATTGCATAAGTGGGAAAGTGAGCAAAGTGGAAGGGAGGCGGAGGTTAGCGGACCAAGTCAGAAAAAAGTTCGCCGTTGAAAAGAGTAAAGTTAAGAAGAAGGCAGCGGAAATCAAGCGGTCAGCAAGAGCTACAGGAGGTGGACCTGCTCTCCCTCTAACTGAGTGGGAGGAGGTCCTCAGGGATTTTATTGGAGAGGAGGGAATCTCTGGATGTGCGAGCGACGCCCTTGAGACTCCCGTCAACTCAACCAACTCAACGACAACTATTACACCGGCTGTCGAGATTGAATCAGAGAAGGATGCACTTCTCACCTTGGCATCAATGGCAAATGGATGCCAAAAGATCGCCGTAGATGTTTCTGACGGTAAGCGCAAATAATTGATCATGTAAGATGAATTTATATGTTCTCCTTTTATGGTCTACATTATGATTAT containing:
- the LOC121418642 gene encoding myb/SANT-like DNA-binding domain-containing protein 4, giving the protein MDKHRNKNFSIEEAMVLISEVVARKEIIVGAISSTITNAMKSRAWDCISGKVSKVEGRRRLADQVRKKFAVEKSKVKKKAAEIKRSARATGGGPALPLTEWEEVLRDFIGEEGISGCASDALETPVNSTNSTTTITPAVEIESEKDALLTLASMANGCQKIAVDVSDGKRK